The Parus major isolate Abel chromosome 4, Parus_major1.1, whole genome shotgun sequence genome has a window encoding:
- the NKX3-2 gene encoding homeobox protein Nkx-3.2, with protein sequence MSVRGGNALTPFSIQAILNKKEERARHAAGRPPPPGAAGGWRLCGAAEDPPLPAPAARAPALRTPAGWDSDSALSEDPEGERRSEEEGAGGSARPAEATGGGRPAEEEVQPPEAAERDTAGLSDSEMSAAVSDRSPPEEEDGAGKCGNLLPGEEEAAAAPKPRKKRSRAAFSHAQVFELERRFNHQRYLSGPERADLAASLKLTETQVKIWFQNRRYKTKRRQMAADLLAAAPAAKKVAVKVLVRDDQRQYHPGEVLRPPSLLSLQPSYYYPYYCLPGWALSTCAAAAGTQ encoded by the exons ATGTCCGTCCGCGGCGGCAACGCCCTGACGCCTTTTTCCATCCAAGCCATCCTCAACAAGAAGGAGGAGCGCGCCCGCCACGCGGCGGGGCGGCCGCCGCCTCCGGGAGCGGCCGGCGGCTGGCGGCTGTGCGGCGCCGCCGAGGACCCGCCGctccccgcgcccgccgcccgcGCCCCGGCCCTGCGAACGCCGGCGGGCTGGGACTCGGACTCCGCGCTCAGCGAGGACCCCGAGGGCGAGAGGCGCTCCGAGGAGGAGGGTGCCGGTGGCAGCGCCCGCCCCGCAGAAGCCAcgggcggggggcggccggCGGAGGAGGAGGTGCAGCCCCCGGAGGCGGCGGAGCGGGACACCGCCGGCCTCAGCGACAGCGAGATGTCGGCCGCCGTCTCAG ATCGCAGCCCCCCGGAGGAAGAGGACGGAGCGGGCAAGTGCGGGAATCTGCTGCcgggggaggaggaggcggcggcggctccgAAACCGCGGAAGAAGCGCTCTCGCGCAGCCTTTTCCCACGCGCAGGTCTTCGAGCTGGAGCGGCGCTTCAACCACCAGCGCTACTTGTCGGGACCCGAGCGGGCCGACCTGGCCGCCTCGCTGAAGCTCACCGAGACGCAGGTGAAGATCTGGTTTCAGAACCGGCGCTACAAGACCAAGCGGCGGCAGATGGCCGCCGACCTCCTGGCAGCCGCCCCCGCCGCCAAGAAGGTGGCCGTCAAGGTGCTGGTGCGCGACGACCAGAGACAGTACCACCCTGGCGAGGTGCTGCGGCCGCCCTCGCTGCTCTCCCTCCAGCCATCCTACTACTACCCCTACTACTGCCTTCCCGGGTGGGCTCTGTCCACCTGCGCCGCAGCCGCCGGCACCCAGTGA